The following proteins are encoded in a genomic region of Rhizobium sp. CCGE531:
- a CDS encoding DUF983 domain-containing protein — protein sequence MTGSPSDPPTRFGGSDESERPLGRSISRGMLNRCPRCGTGRLFRAFLKPVDHCAVCGEEIFHQRADDLPPYLVILVLGHVVVGGYMLMDMTFKLPLWAHFAIWVPITVITALAVIQPIKGGVIGLQWALRMHGFGGHDDSPEEWDEGNGRS from the coding sequence ATGACGGGCAGCCCATCCGACCCTCCCACCCGCTTCGGTGGCTCCGATGAAAGCGAGCGTCCGCTTGGACGATCGATTTCCCGCGGCATGCTGAACCGCTGCCCGCGCTGCGGCACCGGCAGGCTTTTCCGCGCCTTCCTGAAACCGGTCGATCATTGCGCCGTGTGCGGCGAGGAAATCTTTCACCAGCGCGCCGACGATCTGCCGCCCTATCTAGTGATCCTGGTTCTCGGCCACGTCGTCGTCGGCGGCTACATGCTGATGGACATGACGTTCAAATTGCCGCTCTGGGCACATTTCGCCATATGGGTGCCTATCACCGTCATCACAGCGCTTGCCGTCATTCAACCGATCAAGGGCGGCGTCATCGGGCTGCAATGGGCGCTCCGGATGCATGGATTCGGCGGACATGACGACAGTCCGGAAGAATGGGATGAAGGGAACGGCCGGTCGTGA
- a CDS encoding MFS transporter has protein sequence MLEPTNDKAGHVEEIHWPSLVAAIASVSAVGIAIGLGLPLLSIILEKRGIPSSLIGLNTAMMGIASMLAAVITTKLAHRFGVVRTMIWAVILSSLSSLGFYYAENLLLWFPLRILFHGGTTTLFILSEFWINAASPPSKRGFVLGLYSTVFSLGFAAGPLLFSVVGSEGLMPFIIGACIILAAAIPIFIARNESPVVNEKPELHFVRYIFLVPTATAAVFVFGAVTVGGGSLFTSYATRLGFNESQAALLLTVMGVGNFVFQIPLGLLADRMRDKRPLLSIMATIGLVGALLLPSLSSNWIILAVILLFWGGCVSGMYTVGLSHLGTRLTGADLVAANAAFVFCYAIGMVLGPPTIGTAMDLVNPSGFAWAVAFFFGLYVLLSGIRLLFMGNRG, from the coding sequence ATGCTTGAACCGACGAACGACAAGGCCGGCCATGTCGAAGAAATTCACTGGCCTTCGCTCGTCGCAGCCATTGCCTCCGTGTCCGCCGTCGGCATCGCCATCGGGCTGGGCCTGCCGCTTCTCAGCATCATTCTCGAAAAGCGCGGCATTCCCTCGAGCCTGATCGGGCTCAATACGGCGATGATGGGAATAGCCTCGATGCTGGCCGCGGTCATCACGACCAAGCTCGCGCATCGCTTCGGCGTCGTCCGGACGATGATCTGGGCGGTCATCCTCTCATCGCTGAGTTCACTCGGCTTCTATTACGCGGAAAACCTGCTGCTATGGTTTCCGCTGCGCATCCTTTTCCATGGTGGGACCACGACCCTCTTCATCCTATCGGAATTCTGGATCAACGCGGCCTCACCGCCCTCCAAGCGCGGCTTTGTGCTTGGCCTTTATTCCACGGTTTTCTCCCTCGGATTTGCGGCAGGCCCCCTGCTCTTCTCCGTGGTCGGCAGCGAGGGCCTGATGCCCTTCATCATCGGCGCCTGCATCATCCTGGCCGCCGCCATTCCGATCTTCATTGCGCGCAATGAGAGCCCGGTCGTCAACGAAAAGCCCGAACTGCATTTCGTCCGTTACATCTTCCTGGTGCCGACGGCGACGGCGGCGGTCTTCGTGTTCGGCGCGGTAACCGTCGGCGGAGGCTCGCTGTTCACCAGCTATGCGACGCGCCTCGGCTTCAACGAATCGCAGGCCGCATTGCTGCTGACCGTCATGGGCGTGGGCAATTTCGTCTTTCAGATCCCCCTCGGACTGCTGGCCGACCGCATGCGCGACAAGCGGCCGTTGCTCTCGATCATGGCCACCATCGGCCTGGTCGGCGCGCTGCTGCTGCCGTCATTGTCGTCGAACTGGATCATTCTTGCGGTCATTCTGCTCTTCTGGGGCGGCTGTGTTTCCGGCATGTATACCGTCGGCCTCAGCCATCTTGGCACGCGGCTGACCGGCGCGGATCTTGTTGCGGCCAACGCGGCCTTCGTATTCTGCTATGCCATCGGCATGGTTCTCGGACCGCCGACGATCGGCACGGCGATGGATTTGGTCAACCCCAGCGGCTTTGCCTGGGCTGTGGCCTTTTTCTTCGGCCTTTATGTCCTGCTTTCGGGGATACGATTGCTTTTCATGGGCAACAGAGGTTGA
- the rnr gene encoding ribonuclease R: MSREPRGRNPSSERRSGKPGRAGKAGGDAEPMMAIIHGTLPPREVILRFIADHPEQASKRELAKAFGLKGESRVALKDLLRELEEEGMVQKSRKSLIRPGALPPIAVLDITTRDKDGELIGRPAEWNEENGVAPAVMIKQSSSPAGRNGKGKAPVAGMGDRILAKIFSAVDRGGPAYTARIIKVLDKRKGASMGVFRETPGGGGRLMPIERRGEEMVIDPDYTGDAKDGDLVEVEIARLGRFGLPRAKVLSVVGSVASEKAISMIAIHAHGIPHVFPVAVTAEADAAKAATMSHREDWRSLPLITIDPADAKDHDDAVYAEMDPSPDNPDGVIVTVAIADVSWYVRPNSPLDREALKRGNSVYFPDRVVPMLPERISNDLCSLKEGVDRPALAVRMIFSREGRKAGHTFHRIMMKSAAKLSYQQAQAAIDGQPDDKTGPMLEPMLKPLWHAYDILKRGRDRRQPLELDMPERKILLKPDGTVDRVVVPPRLDAHKLIEEMMIQANVAAAETLEKRKQALVYRIHDGPTLAKQEVLREFLATLDISLPKGGNVRANSFNGILAKAEGTPHQTMVNEMVLRSQSQAIYSPDNIGHFGLNLMKYAHFTSPIRRYADLIVHRGLVGSLGLGEGGITPDEEATLDDIAAEISTFERRAMAAERETVDRLIAHHLAGKVGAEFEARVGGVTKSGLFVTLPDYGADGFIPISTLGSDYFIYDEAHQALTGERTGLGYRLGDDVSVKLVEAVPLAGALRFEMLSEGRPMPTAVRSFHKATRRNKNQARKAPGTRPPRGRR; this comes from the coding sequence GATGATGGCAATCATTCACGGCACCTTGCCGCCGCGTGAGGTCATCCTGCGCTTCATCGCCGATCATCCCGAGCAGGCTTCCAAGCGCGAACTGGCCAAAGCTTTCGGCCTGAAGGGCGAGAGCCGCGTCGCGCTGAAAGACCTCCTGCGCGAACTCGAAGAAGAAGGCATGGTGCAGAAGAGCCGCAAGTCGCTCATCCGCCCCGGCGCGCTGCCGCCGATCGCCGTTCTCGACATCACCACGCGCGACAAGGACGGGGAACTGATCGGCCGCCCCGCCGAATGGAACGAAGAAAACGGCGTTGCGCCCGCCGTGATGATCAAGCAATCCTCCTCGCCGGCCGGCCGCAACGGCAAGGGCAAGGCGCCGGTCGCCGGCATGGGCGATCGCATCCTCGCAAAGATTTTCTCGGCAGTGGATCGCGGCGGCCCGGCCTATACGGCTCGCATCATCAAAGTGCTCGACAAGCGGAAGGGTGCCTCCATGGGCGTGTTCCGCGAAACGCCCGGCGGCGGCGGCCGGCTGATGCCGATCGAGCGTCGCGGCGAGGAGATGGTCATCGATCCGGACTATACCGGCGACGCCAAGGACGGCGATCTTGTCGAGGTGGAAATTGCCCGCCTCGGCCGCTTCGGCCTGCCGCGCGCCAAGGTGCTATCGGTCGTCGGCTCGGTCGCCTCGGAAAAGGCGATCTCGATGATCGCCATCCATGCGCATGGAATCCCGCACGTCTTCCCCGTCGCCGTGACCGCCGAAGCCGATGCCGCCAAGGCAGCGACTATGTCGCATCGCGAGGATTGGCGCAGCCTGCCGCTGATCACCATCGATCCGGCCGATGCCAAGGACCATGACGACGCCGTCTATGCCGAAATGGACCCTTCGCCCGACAATCCGGACGGCGTGATCGTTACCGTCGCCATCGCCGACGTCTCCTGGTACGTGCGGCCAAACTCTCCGCTCGACCGCGAAGCGCTGAAGCGCGGCAATTCGGTCTATTTCCCCGATCGCGTCGTGCCGATGTTGCCCGAGCGCATCTCCAACGATCTCTGCTCGCTGAAGGAAGGCGTCGATCGCCCTGCCCTCGCAGTGCGGATGATTTTCTCCAGGGAAGGCCGCAAGGCGGGCCACACCTTCCATCGCATCATGATGAAGAGTGCGGCCAAGCTTTCCTACCAGCAGGCGCAGGCGGCGATCGACGGCCAGCCCGACGACAAGACCGGACCGATGCTGGAGCCCATGCTCAAGCCGCTCTGGCACGCCTACGACATTCTGAAGAGGGGCCGTGACCGTCGCCAGCCGCTCGAGCTCGACATGCCCGAGCGCAAGATCCTGCTGAAGCCTGATGGTACGGTCGATCGCGTCGTCGTGCCGCCGCGCCTCGATGCGCACAAGCTCATCGAAGAGATGATGATCCAGGCAAACGTCGCCGCCGCCGAAACGCTGGAGAAGAGGAAGCAGGCGCTCGTCTACCGCATCCATGACGGCCCGACGCTCGCCAAGCAGGAAGTGCTCCGCGAATTCCTGGCGACACTCGACATATCGCTGCCCAAGGGCGGCAACGTTCGGGCCAACAGCTTCAACGGCATCCTGGCGAAAGCCGAGGGCACGCCGCATCAGACCATGGTCAACGAGATGGTGCTGCGCTCGCAGAGCCAGGCGATCTACAGCCCCGACAACATCGGGCACTTCGGCCTGAACCTGATGAAATACGCCCACTTTACCTCGCCGATCCGCCGCTACGCCGATCTGATCGTGCATCGCGGACTCGTCGGCTCGCTCGGCCTCGGCGAAGGCGGGATCACACCGGACGAAGAGGCAACGCTGGACGATATCGCCGCCGAAATCTCGACCTTCGAGCGCCGCGCCATGGCTGCCGAGCGTGAGACGGTCGACCGGCTCATTGCCCATCATCTGGCTGGCAAGGTCGGTGCGGAATTCGAGGCGCGCGTCGGCGGTGTCACCAAGTCGGGACTTTTTGTCACCCTGCCGGACTATGGCGCCGACGGTTTCATCCCCATATCCACGCTCGGCTCCGATTATTTCATCTATGATGAGGCGCACCAGGCGCTGACGGGCGAAAGAACGGGGCTCGGCTATCGTCTCGGCGATGACGTCAGCGTAAAGCTCGTCGAGGCCGTGCCGCTTGCCGGGGCTCTGCGCTTCGAAATGCTGAGCGAAGGCAGGCCGATGCCGACCGCGGTGCGTTCCTTCCACAAGGCGACCCGCCGCAACAAGAACCAGGCCCGCAAGGCGCCGGGCACAAGACCGCCGCGCGGACGCAGGTAA